GCGGGCAGCCAACCCGGCGACGGGGAATGATGTGTTCGGAGAGCTGTACGACCGGTACTTCTTCCACGAGCCGGCCTGGATCGCCGCCCACAACGCGCTCCACGCCCCGCTCATCCTGGCGGGGTTGTTCGCCGCCGGCTGGGCGCTCGCCCGGTGGGGAAGGACCGGGGGGATGGCACTGTGCTGGTTCGCAATCTCGGCGGCAGTGCACACCGCGCTCGACACCGTGAGCCACCACACCGACGGCCCGCTGCTCCTGTTTCCTGTCGACTGGTCCTTCCGCCTGCAGGCGCCGGTGAGCTACTGGGACCCGCGCTACGGCGGCGCCATCTTCGTGCGACTCGAAATCGCGCTGGACGTGCTGCTCGCCCTCTACTTCCTGGCCGCCTTCCTCGAGCGGCGGCGCGTCCGCGGCGAGCCTCGGAGCGAGCGCCCGGGCGGGCCACGCGTTGGCGCCGCTTCCTAGCGGCCGCCCGAAGGCGGCCCCGGTGACTTCGCACCTGGGGATCATCGCCAGTCGTTCTAGATACCCCATGGGGTACTTGACTTCATACGGGCCAGGGTATAAAATGGAGCCGCGGGATCCGTCCGCGTTTTTCGCAGGGACACATACCCCACTGGGTATGAAGCCGCGCACGAAACACCTCGTCCATCGAGGCACCGGAGCCATGGCCGGCGCCGATGCCGATGGCGCTTCGCTGGTCCTGCTGGATCCGGAAGCTCTCGCCCCTCTACTTCGGGAGCTAGACGGCGTTGAGCGGGACGTCCGGCGGATTCGGGCGCTGCTCCGGGCCGGGGAAGAATGCATGGGCCTACTGGATACGATCTGTGGAATCCGGGACAGGATCGAGCGCTTCGCCGGGATCCTCCTAGACGCGCATCTGGAGGATTGTTTCCGGGGCGGCGTCCGCTCTCCGGGTGGCGGAAGGCGAATCCGGCAACTCGCCGCGAGGCTGCCACACGCCCTCCGGCGGCTCTAACGGTCCGGCGGGTTGCCCTCCGGCGTAGACCTGGCTGGGCACCGGGGGTCCGGCCGAGCGCGCCGTGGAACGATCCGATACGCCGGATCGTTACAGGGTGGGGGCGGATGCACCGGCCGGCGCAAACGAAACGAGGACGCGGCAGCGCGCTCCGCCGCCCCCAGGCGCGTCGGCGGCGCGTGCCGGACGGCACCGGAGATTGGACATGGCCGACGCGAAGTCCCTGCACCTCGATGCAATGATGGCGCGCCAGCTCCGCGCGGATCTGAGCCACCTCGAGGGCGAAGTATGGAAGATCCGGCGGCTGCTCTCGACGGATCAAAGCTGCGAGGAGGTCATCGCCGCCTTCCTGCGCCTCAAGGCGGACGTGAACCGGATCGCGCACGAAATGCTTCGCGGGCATCTGGAGAGCTGCGTCTTCCGCCGCCCCTCGCTGGAAAGCGACGAGGAGGGGCTGCGCTCGCTGCGGTTCCTTCTGGACAGCGCCCTGGCCTGACGGGAGCGAAATGAGCGCCGAGATCTCGGAACTTTGCGGCCATTACGCGATCGTGCTCCTCCGCGACATCGGGCCATTGAAGGTATTCGGCCTCGCCTCTCCGTGCTGCATCGCCCGGGTGGTCGCCGCCGATGAGGTGGGCCTCTGGATCGAGCATCCGAGTTGGGGGCGCGGCTACCTTCCGGCCCCGCGCGTCGCGCACGTCCTCATCCGCTGGGAGAACCTGGAGTCGCTGGCCGCATTTCCCGGCCTCGCGCTCGACGACCTGGAGCTGAGCTGCATCATTGACGCACGGGACGAACTGCACGCCCATCCCGTCGGCTTCCAGGCGGCAGCGAACGCGCAATGAAGGAGCGGGGATCCATGATCCCCAGGTGGCCGGGGGCGAGCCGTCGTGGTCTGACGCCGCCAACAGCGGGCATTGGCAGCCGCGATCCGGCGGATGGAACGACAACGGTCGACGAACCGTTTAGTTGCTGATTAGTTGCTGAGACCGCATTTGACTCGCACCTGACCCGAGACCAGGACGGAAATGCCAACCGAGCCGGCCAGAGCCAGCCATTCGTATGGCCTCCCACATACCCATGGGGGTAATTGGGCCGGCCAACCGCGGGCCACCGTCGTAGCGCCTGCCGGGAGTGGCCACCGGGGTTTGGCCTCCAAGGATCCGAGCGTGTCGAGTGGCTGGGCAGACCGGCGCCGGCGCGCGGACTTCGAGCGTGAGGCGCTGCCTCAGCTTTTGGCGCTCTACTACTTCGCCCTTAGGCTTGCGGGGGACGAGGCGCTGGCGGAGGACCTGGTGCAGGACGCCTGCCTGCGGGCGTACCGGTCCTGGGATCGCTACACGCCGGGCACGAACTGCAAGGCCTGGCTGATGACGATCCTTTACCGGCTTTTCCTGGATCGGTCCGAGCGTGCGCGGAGGCGGGTGGGCTGTGAGGGCGAGGCGGCGGAGGAGCCTGGCTTAGCCGTGGAGCCTGAGGTGGAGGCGGCAGTTTTTGACCGCGTTCTCGACGCGGAGGTCCAGCAGGCGCTGGACCAGCTTCCGGAGCGGCTCCGCGCCGTGGTGGTGCTGTCGGACCTGGAGGAGCTGCGCTACGCCGAGATCGCGGAAATCCTGAGCATTCCAGAAGGGACGGTGAAGTCGCGGCTGTCGCGGGGCCGGGAGCAGCTCCGGAGTAGTCTGCTCGGCTACGCTGCGGCCCGGGGCTACGGGCGGAATTCGGCCAGTGCGGAGCTGCAGCGCACATGAACGCGAAATCCGAGGTGGGCATGTCGGCGTCCGAGATGAGGTGCAGGACTGCGCTCGAGTTGCTGCACGAGTACGTCGACGGTGAGCTCCCCGCGCCGCTGGCCGCGCGGGTGGACGCGCACCTGGGCTCCTGTCCGGGCTGCCCGAAGAAGCTCGAGCTCGAGCTGGCCTTCCGGGAGGTGCTCCGACGGCAGCGGGAGCGGCGGCACCTGCCGGGGGGTCTTCTTGAACGGATCCTGGCGGCGCTCGGCCGGGATGCCGTTCCCCGTGGGCTCAATATTTGGAGGTAGGAGGGGGGTGTTGTGAACGGCGCTCTGGCCCCGAACGCGATGAGCACGGCAAACACGGTCGAGGATGCGTGGGCTGAGAAAAGGGCCGCACCGGCGCGCACGAGCCCACGCCCCCGCATGGTGGGGGGGCTCATGCAGCGAATGCTCTGGCTGGTTGTCTCTGCGGCATTGCTCTGGCCCGCGCCTCTGCTGGCGCAAAACCCAGAGTTGGCCGGCGGTCCCATCTCCCTCGAGCAGGCGCTCCGCTTCGCTCTGGATCGGAACCCCCGTCTCGCCTCCGCGCGCTACACGGCAGACGCGGCCGCGGCCCACTACGACTACTGGTCGCGCTCCCGGCTGCCCAACGTGACGCTTTCCGGCCTCTACGAGACCTTCCCCGCCGAGAGCAAGCTCCAGACCATGCGGCACATGGACATCCCCCGCACCGCTGGCCCGGAGATGCTCGATTTCTTCCGCCGGCAGTTCCAGCCCACCGTCTACAACGTGCAGGCGGCGGTTTCGGTCCCCATCTATACTGGCGGCCAGCTTGGCTCCCGGATTGCCGCCGCCGACTACCTGGCCGAGGCCGCCGAAGCGTCGGCCACCTCCACTCGCGACGACATCGTCTTCGGCGTTACCTCCGTCTACCTGAACGTGCTGCGACTGCAGAAGGTGGTGGCCGCGACGGAGGCGGCGGTGCGCAGCCTGGAAGAGTCGGCGCGCGTGGTCGAGCAGCGCGTGGAGGCCGGGTCCGCACCGCTCCTCGACCTCTATCGCGTTCGGACCCGTCTCGCCAATACCCGCCAGGAGCTCACGCGCCGGACGGGCGCGCTGGCCAAGGCGAAGACCCACCTGCTCGTGCTCATGGGCGTCGAGGACGTGCTGCAGGCAGTCACCCTTTCCGACACGCTCACGTACGTGCCACGCGACTACGACCTGAGGGCGGCAGTCGCGGAGACGCTGCGCCGGCGGCCGGAGTTCGTCGCCCAGTCCCACATGGTCCACGCCCGGAGCAGCGCGACGCGCGCCGCGCAGGCGGGCTACCTGCCGCAGGTCTCCTTCAACGCCTTCTACAAGCAGGCGTACGGCACGCGGGCCGACATGTGGCGCGACGACGCCGGCGTCTTCGTCAATGTCTCGTTGGGGTTCCTCGACCCCGTGCTCTCCTCGCAGGTCCGCGAGGCGCGCGCGGCGGAGCATGCGGAGGAGCAGCGCCTGCAGCAGCTTCGACTGGAGATCGTGCGCCAGGTGGAAACGGCGTTCCTGGACCGGGGCGAGGCGGAGAAACGGATTGGCACGGCGGAGGCCGCCTTGCGGGAAGCGCGCGAGGCGCTCCGCATCGAGGAGCTCAAGCTGGAGACGGGCAAGGGCGTGATCAACGACCTGCTGGATGCCCAGGCCGATCTCCTCGAGGCCGAGGTCAATGACGCGAACGCTCTGGCGGATTACAACATCGCCGACGTGGCGCTGCGCAAGGCGATCGGCGAGATCGAGTTGCCCCGGTGATGGGCGTAGAACCGACGAGCACCGCACCTCCCACGAGGTTTGAGTGAATGACTACTCGGCTTGGCACTCCGCTGAAGACCCTCGGGAAGCGGATAACCCGCCTGCCACCAGTCCAGAAGGCCGCCTCAGCGCAGACGTGGCGGAACGGCAAGGTATACCTCGAGCGCCACCCCGGGGTGAAGAA
The genomic region above belongs to Gemmatimonadota bacterium and contains:
- a CDS encoding metal-dependent hydrolase; this encodes MMTPTHFLVTGFAVHRLRRTGTPVPLGPALLGAVLPDFPLALLTLWYLAVPRAANPATGNDVFGELYDRYFFHEPAWIAAHNALHAPLILAGLFAAGWALARWGRTGGMALCWFAISAAVHTALDTVSHHTDGPLLLFPVDWSFRLQAPVSYWDPRYGGAIFVRLEIALDVLLALYFLAAFLERRRVRGEPRSERPGGPRVGAAS
- a CDS encoding zf-HC2 domain-containing protein — translated: MNAKSEVGMSASEMRCRTALELLHEYVDGELPAPLAARVDAHLGSCPGCPKKLELELAFREVLRRQRERRHLPGGLLERILAALGRDAVPRGLNIWR
- a CDS encoding metal-sensing transcriptional repressor translates to MADAKSLHLDAMMARQLRADLSHLEGEVWKIRRLLSTDQSCEEVIAAFLRLKADVNRIAHEMLRGHLESCVFRRPSLESDEEGLRSLRFLLDSALA
- a CDS encoding TolC family protein gives rise to the protein MQRMLWLVVSAALLWPAPLLAQNPELAGGPISLEQALRFALDRNPRLASARYTADAAAAHYDYWSRSRLPNVTLSGLYETFPAESKLQTMRHMDIPRTAGPEMLDFFRRQFQPTVYNVQAAVSVPIYTGGQLGSRIAAADYLAEAAEASATSTRDDIVFGVTSVYLNVLRLQKVVAATEAAVRSLEESARVVEQRVEAGSAPLLDLYRVRTRLANTRQELTRRTGALAKAKTHLLVLMGVEDVLQAVTLSDTLTYVPRDYDLRAAVAETLRRRPEFVAQSHMVHARSSATRAAQAGYLPQVSFNAFYKQAYGTRADMWRDDAGVFVNVSLGFLDPVLSSQVREARAAEHAEEQRLQQLRLEIVRQVETAFLDRGEAEKRIGTAEAALREAREALRIEELKLETGKGVINDLLDAQADLLEAEVNDANALADYNIADVALRKAIGEIELPR
- a CDS encoding sigma-70 family RNA polymerase sigma factor, producing MSSGWADRRRRADFEREALPQLLALYYFALRLAGDEALAEDLVQDACLRAYRSWDRYTPGTNCKAWLMTILYRLFLDRSERARRRVGCEGEAAEEPGLAVEPEVEAAVFDRVLDAEVQQALDQLPERLRAVVVLSDLEELRYAEIAEILSIPEGTVKSRLSRGREQLRSSLLGYAAARGYGRNSASAELQRT